From a single Actinomyces viscosus genomic region:
- a CDS encoding DNA-3-methyladenine glycosylase I, producing the protein MTEPGNPDLVVGDDGLARPRWAATDPLLREYYDTEWGMPVRDERGVFERLSLEAFQSGLSWATILRKRPAFRDAFAGFDPEIVAGFGQAEVDRLLGNTGIVRNRAKILATIDNARATLRLREAGDVDGGLAGLVWSYQPESTPRPRRLEDVPTQSPQSAALSRDLKRRGFRFVGPTTMHALMEAIGIIDTHLVGSHRRGSSGVWA; encoded by the coding sequence GTGACTGAGCCCGGCAACCCAGACCTGGTGGTGGGCGACGACGGCCTGGCCAGACCGCGCTGGGCCGCCACCGACCCGCTGCTGCGCGAGTACTACGACACCGAGTGGGGTATGCCGGTGCGCGATGAGCGGGGTGTCTTCGAGCGGTTGAGCCTGGAGGCCTTTCAGTCGGGACTGTCCTGGGCGACGATCCTGCGCAAGCGACCGGCCTTCCGCGACGCCTTCGCCGGATTCGACCCCGAGATCGTGGCCGGCTTCGGGCAGGCGGAGGTGGACCGCCTGCTGGGGAATACGGGAATCGTGCGCAACCGGGCCAAGATCCTGGCCACCATCGACAACGCCCGCGCGACGCTGCGCCTCAGGGAGGCGGGCGACGTCGACGGCGGCCTGGCGGGCCTGGTGTGGTCCTACCAGCCGGAGTCGACTCCCCGGCCGCGCAGGCTGGAGGACGTCCCTACGCAGTCACCGCAGTCGGCCGCCCTGTCCCGCGACCTCAAGCGCCGCGGCTTCCGCTTCGTCGGCCCGACGACGATGCACGCCCTCATGGAGGCGATCGGGATCATCGATACCCACCTGGTCGGCTCCCACCGCCGCGGCAGCTCCGGGGTGTGGGCATAG
- the tsaD gene encoding tRNA (adenosine(37)-N6)-threonylcarbamoyltransferase complex transferase subunit TsaD — MSDPLILGIESTCDETGVALVRGRELLADVTATSMDQYARFGGIIPEIASRAHLESFLPTLDAALEKADVDLGEVDAVAVCAGPGLIGSLTVGISAAKALAASLGRPVYGVNHVIGHLAVDELVDGPLPERFIGLIVSGGHSNLLSIRDIATDVVELGGTLDDAAGEAFDKVGRLLGLPYPGGPHVDRLSQEGDRSAIRFPRGLAAGKDKERHRYDFSFSGLKTAVARYVESLEDAGQEVPGADVCAAFSEAVNDSLTAKAVQACLDTGCDTLVVGGGYSANSRLRSLAAERCEAAGITLRLPPLRFCTDNGAQIAALGSAAVRAGVAPSPMDFAPDSGMPLDVSVVH, encoded by the coding sequence GTGAGCGATCCTCTCATCCTCGGCATCGAGTCCACCTGCGACGAGACCGGCGTGGCCCTCGTGCGCGGGCGCGAGCTCCTCGCCGACGTCACCGCCACCTCCATGGACCAGTACGCGCGCTTCGGCGGGATCATCCCCGAGATCGCCTCGCGCGCCCACCTGGAGTCCTTCCTGCCCACCCTCGACGCCGCGCTGGAGAAGGCCGACGTCGATCTGGGCGAGGTCGACGCCGTCGCGGTGTGCGCCGGCCCCGGGCTCATCGGTTCCCTGACCGTCGGAATCTCCGCCGCCAAGGCCCTGGCCGCGAGCCTGGGCAGGCCGGTCTACGGCGTCAACCACGTCATCGGGCACCTGGCGGTCGACGAGCTGGTCGACGGCCCCCTGCCCGAGCGGTTCATCGGGCTCATCGTCTCCGGCGGTCACTCCAACCTCCTGAGCATCCGCGACATCGCCACCGACGTCGTCGAGCTCGGCGGCACCCTCGACGACGCCGCCGGCGAGGCCTTCGACAAGGTCGGTCGGCTCCTGGGGCTGCCCTACCCGGGTGGCCCCCACGTGGACCGGCTCTCCCAGGAGGGCGACCGCAGCGCCATCCGCTTCCCTCGCGGCCTGGCCGCCGGCAAGGACAAGGAGCGCCACCGCTACGACTTCTCCTTCTCCGGTCTCAAGACCGCGGTGGCCCGCTACGTCGAGTCCCTGGAGGATGCCGGCCAGGAGGTGCCCGGCGCCGACGTGTGCGCCGCCTTCTCCGAGGCCGTCAACGACTCCCTGACGGCCAAGGCGGTCCAGGCCTGCCTGGACACCGGCTGCGACACGCTCGTCGTCGGAGGTGGATACTCCGCCAACTCCCGCCTGCGGTCCCTGGCCGCCGAGCGCTGCGAGGCAGCCGGCATCACCCTGCGCCTGCCGCCGCTGCGCTTCTGCACCGACAACGGCGCCCAGATCGCCGCCTTGGGCTCGGCGGCCGTGCGCGCCGGCGTTGCCCCCAGCCCCATGGACTTCGCCCCGGACTCAGGGATGCCGCTGGACGTCAGCGTCGTTCACTGA
- a CDS encoding TetR/AcrR family transcriptional regulator, with protein MASLARLGRPTGPRPGFSRDDVVDAALEIGIADFTLTAVAKRLGVADSGLYRTIASREDLLAACLERIASRVEVPRPGRSWPETVRAHVEAVWGMLEQYPGLAGVIMGVPWAHQLFAGPVSQACQVLVDGGLEAEEARVVLDFVGDTVISTHAQIEVMRSPVGRSGLPAPTGQEPAEDTPASERGGSTGLQEASRLAATSRAPSLPEALTPNESWLERGGLDRKIEIIIRGVAAGATQQGSGDAGRHQ; from the coding sequence ATGGCATCACTGGCGCGACTGGGCCGACCGACCGGACCGAGACCCGGTTTCTCGCGCGACGACGTCGTCGACGCGGCACTCGAGATCGGCATCGCGGACTTCACGCTGACGGCGGTGGCCAAGCGGCTGGGCGTGGCGGACTCGGGGCTGTACCGCACGATCGCCTCGCGCGAGGACCTGCTGGCCGCCTGCCTGGAGCGGATCGCCTCCCGGGTCGAGGTCCCGCGTCCGGGGAGGAGCTGGCCCGAGACGGTCCGGGCGCACGTCGAGGCCGTCTGGGGGATGCTGGAGCAGTACCCAGGCCTGGCCGGCGTCATCATGGGGGTGCCGTGGGCGCACCAGCTCTTCGCCGGCCCCGTCTCCCAGGCGTGTCAGGTGCTGGTCGACGGAGGGCTTGAGGCCGAGGAGGCCAGGGTGGTCCTGGACTTCGTGGGCGACACCGTCATCTCCACGCACGCGCAGATCGAGGTCATGCGCTCCCCCGTCGGCCGCTCCGGGCTCCCCGCGCCGACCGGGCAGGAGCCGGCGGAGGACACCCCCGCCTCCGAGCGCGGCGGTTCCACGGGGCTGCAGGAGGCGAGCCGCCTGGCGGCCACCAGTCGGGCGCCGTCCCTGCCCGAGGCGCTGACCCCGAACGAGAGCTGGCTGGAGCGCGGCGGCCTGGACCGCAAGATCGAGATCATCATCCGGGGAGTGGCCGCCGGCGCGACACAGCAGGGGTCAGGGGACGCCGGCAGGCATCAGTGA
- a CDS encoding ABC transporter ATP-binding protein, producing MSTQTQSLSRTSPQPSASTQSAEAPGDQPPQSNAQRSREGQAAIARLGAPVCTRLRIGQALVPLSAVLAVAPYVALVQLGDILLRAYRAGVGPDPQQVRSAVMMLVGTYSTRLLLYFLALLITHMADLSLRDRLRRDIVDRISHAPLAWFTASTSGRIRKAVQDDTTLVHTVIAHGPVERLNAVVTPLALLVCAFWIDWRLALIALSTLVLYVLTYSVSMRGMKEKTVEMDRKLAAISSTMVEFVSGIGVVKAFGRVGRAHSAYLTAADEFSAFYRAWAMPLVTVTCLSFTWVSIPVLLLVNLGDGALLIHAGAVTLPQVLATTLVALVLPAVLITIASISWSYQMAGAAALRLCEVLDTPVLPVADRPERPRSALVEISHVSFSYGDTLAVDDASLVLEPGTVTALLGPSGSGKSTLATLIARFADPDAGAVRIGGVDLRDMDETTLYSTVSFVLQDAQLLGTTVRENIALGRPDADLDQVRAAARVARIDEEIMALPDGYDTVLGQDTALSGGQEQRIAIARAILLDTPVILLDEATAMADPESEAEIQQALSALVKERTVLVIAHRPAAVRGADRIAVMERGRIVASGTHDDLVNEPHYRALLRQTGELDGAAGPIGESSVTGADGPSLADEPGGEASGAPSPDSVEQAVEQVPDRSRSVPPVPTPAAGASGAVRSLLARFRRLMLDSSWRQTRTSLVLGAANGVASGAALISLLPASVALGTGAPRWGLSVGGWLLVLVVCGVVAAVTEFQGQRRGMSGALGFMHDVHHAVGDRIARLPLRWFNADSAGSLSRAVSQEMVAPRGVRRPLHVHAHLHHRRLRRRLGRLLGLGLAPGPPADGGRAPVRRTRARRTPPDGSRQVDLRARRARAGNPRCRDRPLSGALRSCRAATGYSRLRAAFDDGVRASRRSL from the coding sequence ATGAGCACGCAGACTCAGTCGTTGTCGAGGACGTCGCCGCAACCTTCGGCGAGCACTCAGTCCGCCGAGGCGCCGGGCGATCAGCCCCCGCAGAGCAACGCCCAGCGCTCGCGCGAGGGGCAGGCCGCCATCGCTCGCCTGGGCGCTCCCGTGTGCACCCGCCTGAGGATCGGTCAGGCCCTCGTCCCGCTCTCCGCGGTCCTGGCGGTGGCGCCGTACGTCGCACTGGTCCAGCTCGGCGACATCCTTCTGCGCGCCTACCGGGCCGGGGTGGGGCCCGACCCCCAGCAGGTGCGCTCCGCCGTCATGATGCTCGTGGGGACCTACTCCACCCGGCTGCTCCTGTACTTCCTGGCCCTGCTCATCACCCACATGGCCGACCTGTCCCTGCGCGATCGGCTGCGGCGCGACATCGTCGACCGCATCTCCCATGCTCCGCTGGCCTGGTTCACCGCCTCCACCTCCGGGCGCATCCGCAAGGCCGTCCAGGACGACACGACCCTGGTCCACACCGTCATCGCCCACGGCCCCGTCGAGCGTCTCAACGCCGTCGTCACTCCGTTGGCGCTACTGGTGTGCGCCTTCTGGATCGACTGGCGCCTGGCACTGATCGCGCTGTCCACACTCGTCCTCTACGTGCTCACCTACTCGGTGTCGATGCGCGGCATGAAGGAGAAGACCGTGGAGATGGACCGCAAGCTCGCCGCCATCTCCTCCACCATGGTCGAGTTCGTCTCCGGCATCGGCGTGGTCAAGGCCTTCGGCCGCGTCGGCCGCGCCCACTCGGCCTACCTCACTGCGGCCGACGAGTTCTCCGCCTTCTACCGCGCCTGGGCGATGCCCCTGGTGACTGTCACCTGCCTGTCCTTCACCTGGGTCTCGATCCCGGTGCTCCTCCTGGTCAACCTCGGTGACGGGGCACTGCTCATCCATGCCGGCGCCGTCACCCTGCCCCAGGTCCTGGCCACGACCCTGGTCGCCCTGGTCCTGCCCGCCGTGCTCATCACCATCGCCTCGATCTCCTGGTCCTACCAGATGGCCGGAGCGGCGGCTCTGCGCCTGTGCGAGGTCCTCGACACCCCCGTTCTGCCCGTTGCCGACCGTCCTGAGCGGCCCCGCAGCGCCCTTGTCGAGATCAGCCACGTCTCCTTCTCCTACGGGGACACCCTCGCCGTCGACGACGCCTCTCTCGTCCTGGAGCCGGGCACCGTCACCGCCCTGCTGGGACCCTCCGGGTCGGGAAAGTCGACACTGGCCACCCTCATCGCCCGCTTCGCCGACCCCGACGCCGGAGCCGTGCGCATCGGCGGGGTGGACCTGCGGGACATGGACGAGACGACCCTGTACTCCACCGTCTCCTTCGTCCTCCAGGACGCCCAGCTGCTCGGGACCACCGTGCGGGAGAACATCGCGCTCGGACGCCCCGACGCCGACCTGGACCAGGTGCGGGCCGCCGCCCGGGTGGCCCGCATCGATGAGGAGATCATGGCACTGCCGGACGGCTACGACACCGTCCTGGGACAGGACACCGCCCTGTCCGGAGGCCAGGAGCAGCGCATCGCCATCGCTCGTGCCATCCTGCTGGACACTCCCGTCATCCTGCTCGACGAGGCCACCGCCATGGCCGATCCCGAGTCCGAGGCCGAGATCCAGCAGGCGCTGAGCGCCCTGGTCAAGGAACGAACGGTGCTGGTGATCGCCCACCGCCCGGCTGCCGTGCGCGGCGCCGACCGCATCGCCGTCATGGAGCGGGGGCGCATCGTCGCCTCCGGCACCCATGACGACCTCGTGAACGAGCCCCACTACCGGGCCCTCCTGCGGCAGACTGGTGAGCTCGACGGCGCTGCCGGCCCGATTGGCGAGAGCTCCGTGACCGGGGCGGACGGGCCCTCCCTCGCCGACGAACCGGGTGGCGAGGCCTCCGGTGCTCCGTCCCCGGACTCCGTCGAGCAGGCCGTCGAGCAGGTTCCTGACCGGAGCCGGTCGGTTCCCCCGGTCCCGACGCCGGCCGCCGGTGCCTCCGGAGCCGTACGCTCCCTGCTGGCCCGCTTCCGCAGGCTCATGCTCGACTCCTCCTGGCGCCAGACGCGCACGAGTCTCGTCCTGGGCGCGGCCAACGGCGTCGCATCCGGGGCCGCACTGATCTCACTCCTGCCCGCCTCGGTCGCCCTGGGGACCGGCGCGCCCCGATGGGGACTGTCCGTCGGCGGGTGGCTCCTCGTCCTCGTCGTGTGCGGCGTCGTTGCCGCCGTCACCGAGTTCCAGGGACAGCGCCGAGGAATGTCCGGGGCGCTCGGCTTCATGCACGACGTCCACCACGCCGTCGGCGACCGGATCGCCCGCCTGCCCCTGCGCTGGTTCAACGCCGACTCCGCAGGGAGCCTGTCGCGGGCCGTCAGCCAGGAGATGGTGGCCCCTCGGGGAGTCCGCCGCCCACTTCATGTACATGCTCACCTCCACCACCGCCGCCTGCGTCGTCGTCTGGGCCGGCTCCTGGGCCTGGGACTGGCGCCTGGGCCTCCTGCTGACGGTGGCCGCGCCCCTGTTCGCCGAACTCGTGCGCGCCGCACGCCGCCTGATGGATCACGGCAAGTCGATCTCCGAGCCCGCCGAGCGCGAGCTGGCAACCCGCGTTGTCGAGATCGCCCGCTGTCAGGGGCCCTGCGCTCGTGCCGGGCCGCCACCGGCTACAGCCGCCTGAGGGCCGCCTTCGACGACGGCGTCCGTGCCTCACGGCGCTCCCTGTAG
- a CDS encoding IS3 family transposase yields MPTREGTYGYRRIQAHLERRGVRVDGATVRSIMRDLGLEAAQPRAKVRTYRAGRGPRVSAPTWWGATPAAHEPGREWCGDIPPQAGGTPSYIRRVGRVRLSCYGSGLLHQEGRGVCDGRAMCAPRWCVRPSTWRSGDARPGRV; encoded by the coding sequence TTGCCGACTCGTGAGGGCACCTACGGGTACCGAAGGATCCAGGCCCACCTGGAGCGGCGTGGCGTGAGGGTGGATGGTGCCACGGTCCGCTCCATCATGCGCGACCTGGGCCTTGAGGCCGCGCAGCCGCGGGCGAAGGTCCGCACCTACCGTGCCGGCCGCGGACCACGGGTGAGCGCCCCGACCTGGTGGGGCGCGACTCCCGCTGCCCACGAGCCTGGGCGTGAGTGGTGCGGGGACATTCCCCCGCAAGCGGGAGGTACCCCCTCCTACATCAGGCGCGTGGGTCGGGTTCGTCTGTCTTGCTACGGTTCTGGACTGCTGCACCAAGAAGGTCGTGGGGTATGCGATGGCCGAGCCATGTGCGCACCTCGCTGGTGTGTGAGGCCATCGACATGGCGGTCAGGCGATGCCCGGCCGGGAAGGGTGTGA
- a CDS encoding glutamate--cysteine ligase gives MQDMTDTTKNPSTASAGPQLPPARRPQSLPFASSARSTLGVEWELALIDRDSLDLRQCAEEILQKVGSDPHVHGEMMLNTIELVSGARQSVAQCVEDIALAFDRVLPVTDPLRVDLASAGTHPFADPLVQKVTNAERYARLVDRTRLWGHQMLIFGTHVHVGVEDRAKVLPILKALLTRTAHLQCLSASSPFWAGADTGYADNRAMMFQQLPTAGAPEQFSTWEQLESYTGDLVHTGVIEDFTEIRWDVRPSPRLGTIEVRACDAATNLTELAGIAALTQCLVESFSRTLDRGEELDTMPDWYVAENKWRSARYGMDAILIVNSAGEEELVGDTVERMLTELAPVAEDLGCAAELESVRATLETGASYQRQIAAVGAYGGQREAAVRLLLAEARAGRPLRPTEVLSMAARP, from the coding sequence ATGCAGGACATGACTGACACGACCAAGAACCCGAGCACCGCCTCAGCGGGCCCCCAGCTGCCGCCGGCCCGCCGTCCCCAGTCCCTGCCCTTCGCCAGCTCGGCCCGCTCCACGCTGGGGGTGGAGTGGGAGCTGGCGCTCATCGACCGCGACAGCCTCGACCTGCGCCAGTGCGCCGAGGAGATCCTCCAGAAGGTGGGCTCGGACCCGCACGTGCACGGAGAGATGATGCTCAACACCATCGAGCTGGTCTCCGGGGCGCGCCAGAGCGTGGCGCAGTGCGTGGAGGACATCGCGCTCGCCTTCGACCGGGTTCTTCCGGTCACCGATCCCCTGCGCGTGGACCTGGCCTCGGCGGGTACCCACCCCTTCGCCGACCCGCTGGTGCAGAAGGTGACCAACGCCGAGCGCTACGCCCGCCTGGTGGACCGCACTCGGCTGTGGGGCCATCAGATGCTCATCTTCGGCACTCATGTGCACGTCGGGGTCGAGGACCGGGCCAAGGTCCTGCCGATTCTCAAGGCGCTGCTCACGCGCACCGCGCACCTGCAGTGCCTGAGCGCCTCCTCGCCCTTCTGGGCGGGCGCTGACACGGGCTACGCGGACAACCGGGCCATGATGTTCCAGCAGCTGCCCACTGCGGGAGCGCCCGAGCAGTTCAGCACCTGGGAGCAGCTGGAGAGCTACACCGGGGACCTGGTCCACACCGGCGTCATCGAGGACTTCACCGAGATCCGCTGGGACGTGCGGCCCTCCCCTCGGCTGGGAACCATCGAGGTGCGCGCCTGCGACGCCGCGACGAACCTGACCGAGCTGGCCGGGATCGCGGCCCTGACCCAGTGCCTCGTGGAGTCCTTCTCCCGCACCCTGGACCGGGGCGAGGAACTCGACACGATGCCCGACTGGTACGTCGCCGAGAACAAGTGGCGCTCGGCCCGCTACGGCATGGACGCGATCCTCATCGTCAACTCCGCCGGCGAGGAGGAGCTGGTGGGCGACACGGTCGAGCGGATGCTCACCGAACTCGCTCCCGTCGCCGAGGACCTCGGCTGCGCCGCCGAGCTGGAATCCGTGCGCGCCACCCTGGAGACGGGCGCCTCCTACCAGCGCCAGATCGCCGCCGTCGGGGCCTACGGGGGGCAGAGGGAGGCGGCTGTCAGGCTGCTGCTGGCCGAGGCGCGCGCCGGCAGGCCCCTGCGCCCCACCGAGGTACTCTCGATGGCGGCCAGGCCCTGA
- a CDS encoding class I SAM-dependent methyltransferase: MAENHVALLLTPEGWELLSSLPPYDPADALSLGRSLREEGHSPALVAAALTQQRLRARATAKFGPFAQQMLFTADGLEQATRLAVSAHHAARYAAAGASKVADLGCGIGGDAVALAGLDLPVLAVDRDEATAALATINLMPFPHASVEYADALEIDLAEHGVDAVFADPARRAQGRRIADPEQWSPALSRLLALRERVPALGVKVAPGIDHAALPSDSHVQWVSMDGDVVEAAIWYGPLAPEGPGRSALVLRSGADGATACTLADPGVTDPSEPPVQVDPISSPDDLGSIIHVPDGAAVRAGLIAHLCEALDARPVGPRIGYLTSESLPDAATAPFVRSFRLTEILPLRLKTLRARARELGVGSLEILKRGVDVSPDALRASLRLSGQDSETWILTRVGDRAKGAVLVVEPIVRDSSADSPDHSSADSPDHSSADSPDHSSADSPDHSSGDSPTRRHGEAPSD, translated from the coding sequence ATGGCTGAGAACCACGTCGCGCTCCTCCTGACGCCCGAGGGCTGGGAGCTTCTGTCCTCCCTGCCCCCTTATGACCCGGCGGATGCCCTGTCACTGGGACGTTCCCTGCGCGAGGAGGGCCACTCCCCCGCCCTGGTGGCGGCCGCTCTGACCCAGCAGCGGCTGCGTGCCCGGGCCACCGCCAAGTTCGGGCCCTTCGCCCAGCAAATGCTCTTCACCGCCGACGGCCTGGAGCAGGCCACCCGGCTGGCGGTCTCGGCCCACCACGCCGCTCGCTACGCGGCCGCCGGCGCCTCGAAGGTCGCGGACCTGGGCTGCGGGATCGGCGGCGACGCCGTGGCTCTGGCGGGACTGGACCTGCCGGTGCTCGCCGTCGACCGGGACGAGGCCACGGCCGCTCTGGCCACCATCAACCTCATGCCCTTCCCGCACGCGAGCGTCGAGTACGCCGACGCCCTGGAGATCGACCTGGCCGAGCACGGGGTGGACGCCGTCTTCGCGGACCCGGCCCGTCGGGCTCAGGGGCGGCGCATCGCCGACCCGGAGCAGTGGTCTCCGGCCCTGTCGAGGTTGCTCGCGCTGCGGGAGCGTGTACCCGCTCTCGGCGTCAAGGTCGCCCCCGGCATCGACCATGCCGCACTGCCCTCCGACTCCCACGTCCAGTGGGTGAGTATGGACGGCGACGTCGTCGAGGCCGCCATCTGGTACGGTCCGCTGGCCCCGGAAGGACCCGGGCGCTCCGCTCTGGTCCTGCGCTCGGGGGCCGACGGCGCGACCGCCTGCACACTGGCCGACCCCGGCGTCACCGACCCTTCCGAGCCACCAGTACAGGTCGACCCGATCAGCTCGCCCGACGACCTGGGCAGCATCATCCACGTGCCCGACGGCGCCGCCGTCCGCGCCGGGCTCATCGCCCACCTCTGCGAGGCCCTGGACGCCCGCCCGGTGGGACCGCGAATCGGCTACCTCACCTCGGAGAGCCTCCCCGACGCGGCGACAGCCCCCTTCGTGCGCTCATTCCGGCTCACCGAGATCCTGCCTCTGAGGCTCAAGACCCTGCGGGCCCGGGCCCGCGAGCTGGGGGTCGGGAGCCTGGAGATCCTCAAGCGCGGGGTCGACGTCTCCCCCGACGCGCTGCGCGCCTCACTGCGGCTCAGCGGTCAGGACTCGGAGACCTGGATCCTGACCCGTGTGGGAGACAGGGCCAAGGGCGCAGTCCTCGTCGTTGAGCCCATCGTCAGAGACTCATCGGCTGACTCTCCGGATCACTCATCGGCTGACTCTCCGGATCACTCATCGGCTGACTCTCCGGATCACTCATCGGCTGACTCTCCGGATCACTCATCGGGTGACTCTCCGACCCGTCGACACGGCGAGGCCCCCTCCGACTAG
- a CDS encoding SanA/YdcF family protein — protein sequence MAEEEPRISATSAPDAVAHRKDDGGGGSQPAPRATSRRRALLRRLVRVSFVVVGIMGLIVAGASTWAWTMSAGHIEVAGENNGDGDTDDTDDATRAPVAIVLGAAVHADGQPSPWLAYRLDVAADLYTSGRIEAILVSGDNRRVGYDEPTVMRSYLTSKGIPSEAIALDYAGFDTYDTCVRARRIFGIERALLVTQDFHEPRAVAICRAVGVNVEGVGDSRARRDRISWAVSWTRERLATIKAVTDVLSRREPTLGRREASVGEAIAWTREHRR from the coding sequence ATGGCCGAGGAGGAGCCGCGGATCAGCGCGACCAGTGCGCCCGACGCCGTCGCGCACCGCAAGGATGACGGCGGGGGCGGCTCGCAGCCGGCTCCTCGTGCCACGAGTCGTCGCAGGGCGCTTCTGCGGCGGCTGGTGCGAGTGTCGTTCGTGGTCGTGGGGATCATGGGCCTCATCGTGGCCGGGGCCAGCACCTGGGCCTGGACGATGAGCGCCGGGCACATCGAGGTCGCCGGTGAGAACAACGGTGACGGCGATACCGACGATACCGACGATGCGACCAGGGCCCCGGTGGCGATCGTCCTGGGGGCCGCCGTGCATGCCGACGGCCAGCCCTCGCCCTGGCTGGCCTATCGTCTCGACGTCGCCGCCGACCTCTACACCAGTGGTCGTATCGAGGCCATCCTGGTCTCCGGGGACAACCGGCGCGTCGGCTATGACGAGCCCACCGTCATGCGCAGCTACCTCACCTCCAAGGGCATCCCCAGCGAGGCGATCGCCCTGGACTATGCGGGCTTCGACACCTACGACACCTGTGTGCGGGCCCGCAGGATCTTCGGGATCGAGCGCGCCCTGCTCGTGACCCAGGACTTCCACGAGCCGCGTGCGGTCGCCATCTGCCGTGCCGTCGGCGTCAACGTCGAGGGCGTGGGTGACTCGCGTGCCCGCCGCGACCGCATCAGCTGGGCCGTCAGCTGGACGCGTGAGCGCCTGGCCACGATCAAGGCCGTCACCGATGTCCTCTCTCGGCGTGAGCCGACCTTGGGGCGCCGCGAGGCGAGCGTGGGAGAGGCCATCGCCTGGACACGGGAGCACCGGCGCTGA
- the groES gene encoding co-chaperone GroES, with amino-acid sequence MSISIKPLEDRIVVQTVEAEQTTASGLVIPDTAKEKPQEGKVVAVGPGRVDDSGNRVPVDVAEGDVVIYSKYGGTEVSYAGEDYLILSARDVLAVVTK; translated from the coding sequence ATGTCGATCTCCATCAAGCCGCTCGAGGACCGCATCGTCGTCCAGACCGTTGAGGCCGAGCAGACCACCGCATCCGGTCTGGTCATCCCTGACACCGCCAAGGAGAAGCCCCAGGAGGGCAAGGTCGTGGCCGTGGGCCCCGGCCGTGTCGACGACTCCGGCAATCGGGTCCCGGTCGACGTCGCCGAGGGTGACGTCGTCATCTACTCCAAGTACGGGGGCACCGAGGTCAGCTACGCCGGTGAGGACTACCTCATCCTGTCGGCCCGCGACGTCCTGGCGGTCGTCACCAAGTGA
- a CDS encoding WhiB family transcriptional regulator: MHDSSRLPGPISTLWEWQYRGACLGMDSAVFFHPEGERGGSRRRRDERAKAICQDCPVLEECREHALSTREPYGVWGGMSEEERRAHYEQQARRFANEPA, from the coding sequence ATGCACGACTCATCGCGTCTGCCCGGTCCGATCTCCACTCTCTGGGAGTGGCAGTACCGGGGGGCCTGCCTCGGCATGGACTCCGCGGTCTTCTTCCACCCCGAAGGAGAGAGAGGCGGTTCCCGTCGACGACGGGACGAACGAGCAAAGGCCATTTGTCAGGACTGCCCCGTCCTGGAGGAGTGCCGAGAGCATGCTCTGAGTACTCGTGAGCCCTATGGCGTCTGGGGAGGCATGAGCGAGGAGGAGCGGCGCGCTCACTACGAGCAGCAGGCACGCCGTTTCGCCAACGAACCGGCCTGA
- a CDS encoding IS630 family transposase, translating to MRLKSEAVVLLSKGVDTAVVAQVVERTPETVRSWAREWNRYRLASIHTGHAGNLNASRLTATQRQEVAGVLSRPPSEQGLPIGFWDVPHLAAWVYDHFEVEYASAASYRFLLHMAGLSFHRPQTVDQRRPPQADVDQRMSQIRSEIVRKWSDPEVMVVCADEVRIEHEAIVRRAWIRRGDAARLEVDRRRQAQSYIGFLHETDGTVDLMTLDWQDTGTITQALIDLTVKHPDKKKIVIVWDNASWHRSAKLTNSLKTIKNLERIHLINLPAYSPDENPIEHVWKEAKDSISNHQRATFPQTRQAFETFIQANKFPYRLTK from the coding sequence ATGCGTTTGAAGTCCGAGGCGGTCGTGCTGCTGTCCAAGGGTGTGGATACCGCGGTCGTGGCCCAGGTCGTCGAGCGCACGCCCGAGACGGTGCGCAGCTGGGCTCGGGAGTGGAACCGGTACCGCCTGGCCTCAATCCACACCGGTCACGCCGGCAACCTCAACGCCTCCAGGCTCACCGCCACCCAGCGCCAGGAGGTGGCCGGGGTACTGTCCCGGCCCCCGTCGGAGCAGGGCCTGCCCATCGGGTTCTGGGACGTGCCCCATCTGGCGGCCTGGGTCTACGACCACTTCGAGGTGGAGTACGCCTCTGCCGCCTCCTACCGGTTCCTGCTGCACATGGCGGGCCTGTCCTTCCACCGCCCCCAGACCGTTGACCAGCGCCGCCCGCCCCAGGCGGACGTTGACCAGCGCATGAGCCAGATCCGTTCCGAGATCGTCCGCAAGTGGTCCGATCCCGAGGTGATGGTGGTGTGCGCCGACGAGGTGCGTATCGAGCACGAGGCGATCGTGCGCAGGGCGTGGATCCGCCGGGGGGACGCCGCCCGCCTGGAGGTCGACCGCCGCCGCCAGGCCCAGTCCTACATCGGCTTCCTGCACGAGACCGACGGCACCGTCGACTTGATGACCCTCGACTGGCAGGACACCGGCACCATCACCCAGGCCCTGATCGACCTGACCGTGAAGCACCCCGACAAGAAGAAGATCGTCATCGTGTGGGACAACGCCTCCTGGCACCGTTCAGCAAAGCTCACAAACAGCCTCAAGACCATCAAGAACCTCGAGAGGATCCACCTGATCAACCTACCCGCCTACAGCCCCGACGAGAACCCCATCGAGCACGTCTGGAAAGAAGCAAAGGACAGTATCAGCAACCACCAAAGAGCCACATTCCCCCAAACCCGACAAGCATTCGAGACCTTCATCCAGGCAAACAAGTTCCCCTACCGACTCACAAAATAA